The proteins below come from a single Mucilaginibacter mali genomic window:
- a CDS encoding phosphocholine-specific phospholipase C yields the protein MDNRRDFLKKAALLAGAASLPGLIPESIQKAMAINAAPGSTYLDAEHIVILMQENRSFDHCYGSLKGVRGFNDPKAIDLPNKNKVWLQSNAAGKTYTPFRLDIKGTKATWMHSLPHSWQNQVDARNDGRYDQWLNVKRSGTKAYADMPLTMGYHTREDIPFYYALADAFTVCDQNFCSSLTGTNPNRLHFWTGTIRAEQNENSRAHVWNDDMDYGTLNWTTFPERLEERGVSWKCYQNEVAIDTGFKGEEDAWLSNFQDNPLEFFGQYHIHLYDLHVRALEKGAADLKESIPQLQKQMADLPAGDAKTQELKAKLAKMQAEATSVNTQLENIRKKPFDSLTEQQKSLHRKAFDTNRNAPDHRELVDLEYDDNGTKRMLKIPKGDVLHQFRADVDSGKLPTVSWISAPENFSDHPTSAWFGAWYVSEVIDILTKNPEVWKKTIFILAYDENDGYFDHVPPFVAPHSHKAGTGKVTPGMDTRVEFVTLEQEQARKGFPEKYDRESPIGLGFRVPLVIASPWSKGGWVNSEVFDHTSTLQFLEKFISHKTGKPIKETNISDWRRTICGDLTSVFRSGDAAPLHSPAPVPRKEFLAGIHQAKFKKLPDNYHELTTDEITTFNSTPHASPYMPKQEAGIKPSCSIPYQLQVDGRLSADKKSFEIKFDNKNEVFGKATAGAPFNVYAPGNYMQMGKDQLAPLRTWAYGLKPGTDLADQWPLHEFEHDNYHLRVYGPNGFYREFMGNAEDPQLAITLEYQRSRLNKNTLTGNVSLRLNNLSGKDYTVEINHHGYHNNNIKQVVKGKTQGEPLIIDLQKNHGWYDFSVKVNGHNSFAVRYAGRVETGKSSFTDPVMGGVV from the coding sequence ATGGACAACCGCAGAGATTTTTTAAAAAAAGCAGCATTATTAGCCGGCGCGGCAAGTTTGCCAGGCCTGATCCCCGAATCGATACAAAAGGCGATGGCGATAAACGCCGCGCCGGGCAGCACCTACCTGGATGCTGAACACATTGTGATATTGATGCAGGAAAACCGCTCGTTCGACCATTGCTATGGCAGCCTGAAGGGTGTACGCGGTTTTAACGATCCAAAGGCTATCGACCTGCCTAATAAAAATAAGGTTTGGCTGCAAAGCAATGCCGCGGGTAAAACCTATACGCCCTTCCGATTGGATATTAAGGGTACCAAGGCTACCTGGATGCATTCGCTGCCGCACTCGTGGCAAAACCAGGTTGATGCCCGCAATGATGGCCGTTACGATCAATGGCTAAACGTGAAGCGTAGCGGCACAAAAGCCTATGCCGATATGCCTTTAACAATGGGCTACCACACCCGCGAGGATATCCCATTCTATTATGCCCTTGCAGATGCCTTTACCGTGTGCGATCAAAACTTCTGCTCGTCGCTTACCGGCACCAACCCTAACCGATTACACTTTTGGACGGGAACCATCCGAGCCGAACAAAACGAAAACTCGAGGGCACATGTGTGGAACGACGACATGGATTACGGCACACTGAACTGGACCACCTTCCCTGAGCGCCTGGAAGAACGCGGCGTATCGTGGAAATGCTATCAGAATGAAGTAGCCATTGATACAGGCTTTAAAGGCGAGGAAGATGCCTGGCTTTCCAATTTCCAGGATAACCCGCTGGAGTTTTTCGGGCAGTATCATATCCATTTGTATGATTTGCATGTGCGTGCCTTAGAGAAAGGCGCTGCCGACTTAAAAGAGAGCATCCCTCAACTGCAAAAACAAATGGCCGATCTGCCGGCGGGTGATGCGAAAACCCAAGAACTGAAGGCTAAACTGGCTAAAATGCAGGCCGAGGCCACATCGGTTAACACACAGTTGGAAAACATCCGCAAAAAACCTTTTGACAGTTTAACCGAACAACAAAAAAGCCTGCACCGCAAAGCTTTCGATACCAATCGTAACGCGCCCGATCACCGTGAACTGGTTGACCTTGAATACGATGATAACGGCACCAAACGCATGCTAAAAATCCCTAAGGGCGATGTGCTGCACCAGTTCCGTGCCGATGTGGATAGTGGTAAATTACCTACGGTATCGTGGATATCCGCACCCGAAAACTTTTCCGATCACCCCACCTCGGCATGGTTCGGGGCCTGGTATGTATCTGAAGTGATCGATATCCTGACCAAAAATCCCGAGGTTTGGAAAAAGACCATCTTCATTTTAGCCTACGATGAGAATGACGGTTATTTCGATCATGTCCCTCCCTTTGTTGCGCCGCACTCGCACAAGGCCGGCACCGGCAAGGTAACACCCGGAATGGATACCCGTGTGGAGTTTGTAACGCTGGAACAGGAGCAAGCCCGAAAAGGCTTCCCCGAAAAATACGACCGCGAAAGCCCGATCGGTTTAGGCTTCCGTGTTCCGCTGGTTATCGCATCGCCGTGGAGCAAGGGCGGTTGGGTAAATTCGGAAGTATTCGACCATACCTCTACTCTCCAATTCCTGGAAAAATTTATAAGCCACAAAACCGGCAAACCAATAAAAGAAACAAACATCAGCGATTGGCGCCGGACTATCTGCGGCGATTTGACTTCAGTGTTCAGATCCGGCGACGCCGCGCCTTTACATAGTCCGGCCCCGGTACCAAGAAAAGAATTTTTGGCAGGCATCCACCAGGCCAAGTTTAAAAAGCTGCCGGATAACTATCACGAACTTACCACGGATGAGATCACGACATTTAACAGCACGCCACATGCATCGCCTTACATGCCCAAACAGGAAGCAGGCATTAAACCATCGTGTTCAATCCCTTACCAGTTACAGGTTGACGGGCGTTTAAGCGCAGATAAGAAATCGTTTGAAATAAAATTCGACAATAAAAACGAGGTGTTCGGCAAAGCCACCGCGGGCGCGCCGTTTAATGTTTATGCACCGGGTAACTATATGCAGATGGGTAAGGATCAGTTAGCGCCGCTGCGCACCTGGGCTTATGGCTTAAAGCCCGGCACCGATTTAGCCGATCAATGGCCATTGCACGAATTTGAACACGACAATTACCATTTAAGAGTTTACGGCCCGAACGGCTTTTACCGCGAGTTTATGGGCAATGCCGAAGATCCGCAACTGGCCATTACGCTGGAATATCAGCGTTCGCGTTTAAATAAAAACACGCTGACAGGCAATGTAAGCCTGCGCCTTAATAATTTAAGCGGCAAGGACTACACAGTCGAGATCAACCATCATGGATATCACAATAACAATATCAAACAAGTAGTAAAAGGTAAAACACAAGGCGAACCGCTGATTATCGACCTGCAAAAAAATCACGGATGGTACGATTTCAGCGTAAAAGTTAACGGGCACAATTCGTTTGCTGTACGATATGCAGGCCGGGTAGAAACCGGCAAATCAAGCTTTACGGACCCGGTGATGGGTGGTGTTGTTTAA
- a CDS encoding family 43 glycosylhydrolase, protein MMTKFTWLILFCCIPFCLLAQEKPKMYYTDTSSTGIKIAKDPVVVKFKGWYWMYYSKQAFQNTADGMQGWNIGIAQSRDLYHWKKVAEIKPDAAYEQHGLCAPGATVRGGKIHLFYQTYGNGPKDAICHAWSADGINFTRDATNPVFSPKGEWTNGRAIDAEVYHYNNQYFLFFATRDKAGEIQKQGVATASNNTNFSRGEWKQATDDAILAPQLPWEGKCIEGASIIKRNNKLYMFYAGSYNNMPQQIGVAESADGIHWRRVSDKPFLANGKPGSWNYSESGHPGIFEDDDGQTYLFFQGNNNHGKSWYLSNVKIGWNSEGPYLMPE, encoded by the coding sequence ATGATGACCAAATTTACCTGGCTCATTCTTTTCTGCTGTATCCCGTTCTGCCTTTTGGCGCAGGAAAAACCGAAGATGTATTATACCGACACCTCGTCCACTGGTATTAAAATAGCCAAGGACCCGGTTGTGGTGAAGTTTAAGGGATGGTACTGGATGTATTATTCAAAACAAGCCTTTCAAAACACGGCCGACGGTATGCAGGGTTGGAACATTGGCATAGCGCAAAGCCGCGACCTGTACCATTGGAAAAAGGTTGCCGAAATAAAACCCGATGCCGCTTATGAACAGCATGGGCTCTGCGCCCCGGGCGCTACGGTAAGGGGCGGGAAGATCCACCTGTTTTACCAAACCTATGGCAATGGCCCTAAGGATGCCATCTGCCATGCATGGTCTGCCGATGGCATTAATTTTACCCGCGACGCTACCAACCCTGTTTTTTCTCCCAAAGGCGAGTGGACCAACGGCCGGGCCATCGATGCCGAGGTATATCATTACAATAATCAATACTTCCTGTTTTTTGCAACGCGCGATAAAGCCGGCGAGATCCAGAAGCAAGGCGTAGCTACGGCGTCAAATAACACCAATTTTAGTCGCGGCGAGTGGAAGCAGGCCACCGATGATGCCATACTGGCACCGCAACTGCCCTGGGAGGGCAAATGCATAGAGGGCGCCAGCATTATTAAGCGCAATAACAAGCTGTATATGTTTTATGCCGGCAGTTACAACAACATGCCCCAGCAAATTGGCGTAGCCGAAAGTGCCGACGGCATTCACTGGCGCCGTGTATCTGATAAACCCTTTTTGGCAAATGGTAAGCCCGGCAGCTGGAACTATAGCGAATCGGGGCACCCAGGCATATTCGAAGATGACGACGGGCAGACCTACCTTTTCTTCCAGGGGAATAACAATCATGGCAAATCCTGGTACCTGTCGAACGTAAAAATCGGCTGGAACAGCGAGGGTCCGTACTTAATGCCCGAATAA
- a CDS encoding two-component regulator propeller domain-containing protein, with protein sequence MKRITIFLFLLSLAPVFSIAQPYYFRHYQVEDGLPYNSVLCSLQDKQGFMWFGTRDGLCRFDGYLFKSYKYTPGNKFSLGNNYVYNLTQDDPYKLWIGTKNGLYRFDMKLERFELETRTAGKIIDGIVIDEKHNVWFIASGKLYCITHDGHFQTIEIANAQRLTAIARGSVNELWLATESGYVVRFASDTWSFKYYDVFANTPAITARRIEKIWKDGAGHLYIGTSNHGVKLLNIADITYKDILTFDEDHTEIMARAFCPDGNGHIWIGTESGIYIYDTTTGSIRNLRKNFYDPYSLSDNAVYTITKDSEKGMWISTYFGGVNYYSATGAQFEKFFPKDTPGSLHGNLVREFCQDTNGYLWVGTEDAGLNRLNLRDNTFTHVGFTGKPGSISYNNIHGLLSVGKELWVGTYQHGLDILDINSLKVIRHYGFGPGEHDLKTNFVNVLFKTRSGQIYLGTQLGLYRYNQTGDNFTHVNELGVCYVSSIIEDHSGKIWVGTFGNGVYTLSPQNEYWTHFEHQPDVQGTLTSNVVTDVYEDSSQRIWLCTENGGLCQYNIKQAGFTKYKLPAEFNDKYLFNVIEDNKRRLWVTSSGGLICMEPAQGNVHAFTKGDGLLNDQFNYRSAFKDSQGRLYFGSSKGFIRHWQQAPVNAQTRAQLYITGLQADHQTTDDTDDGQIQLPYAGHVTLGPGKTTFSIDFSALSYASPGTAIYSYKIDGLDKNWITLPANRRVYYTQVAPGDYVFKVRASVGDNGVQTPVRTLKISITPPFYAGLPATIFYMILVCVAIYFVYKLLHDRSEEKNRRKIAYLETQKEREIYQAKIDFFTHVTHEIRTPLSLIKAPLEKVMQADDIGTAKNDLMLVNRNTDRLLDLVDQLLSFRRTEIDGYSLNFNRTNISALLINLCALFREQAQQAKLDLQIDVTDSQLIAYIDHDAFNKILSNLLSNAIKYADSRMIVRLLKENEDEFCIIVKNDGPVLSPDTARKIFEPFVRGEQHSHKPGTGIGLPLAKALVDLHQGKLEYLAEQDQLNTFKLVIPLHQAVEMNIGPDNSGETSTATAPEIETEPTKPVVLIVEDQPDFREFIQSLLSEAYSVLTAGDAAHAKEILIKHSVQLIISDVMMPGIDGFEFCRQLKSDINFSHIPFILLTAKNNFASKIEGLDCGSDAFIEKPFSPRHLKMQIVNLLKNRDIVKEHYAHSPVANLKTMAHSKADSEFLHKLDTLIKVNLTKQDFDVEELAEQMNLSRPTLYRKVKAITDLSPAELVTVTRLKQAAEMLTTGDYKIYEIAEEVGFTSSAVLSRAFQKQFGVSPSVYISKTLKS encoded by the coding sequence TTGAAGCGAATTACCATCTTCCTTTTCCTGCTCAGCCTCGCGCCGGTATTTTCCATCGCGCAGCCTTACTATTTCAGGCATTACCAGGTAGAGGACGGCTTGCCCTATAACAGCGTGTTATGCAGCCTGCAGGATAAGCAGGGCTTTATGTGGTTTGGCACCCGCGATGGCTTGTGCCGCTTTGATGGGTATCTTTTTAAATCGTACAAATACACGCCAGGCAATAAGTTTAGCCTGGGCAACAATTATGTATACAACCTAACGCAGGACGATCCCTATAAGCTTTGGATCGGCACCAAAAACGGGCTTTACCGCTTTGATATGAAGCTGGAGCGGTTTGAACTGGAAACACGCACCGCCGGCAAAATTATTGATGGTATTGTGATAGACGAAAAGCATAACGTTTGGTTCATCGCTTCGGGTAAGCTATACTGCATTACGCACGACGGGCATTTCCAGACCATAGAAATAGCCAACGCGCAACGATTGACTGCAATTGCCCGCGGCTCGGTTAACGAATTATGGCTGGCTACCGAATCGGGTTATGTGGTGCGCTTCGCATCCGATACCTGGTCGTTTAAATACTACGATGTATTTGCAAACACACCCGCTATAACGGCCCGTCGTATCGAAAAAATATGGAAGGACGGTGCGGGTCATTTGTACATCGGCACCTCCAATCATGGGGTTAAGCTGCTTAATATTGCCGATATTACCTATAAGGACATCCTCACTTTTGACGAAGACCATACCGAGATCATGGCGCGCGCCTTTTGCCCGGATGGGAATGGCCATATCTGGATCGGTACCGAATCGGGCATTTATATTTATGATACCACGACAGGATCGATACGAAACCTGCGCAAAAACTTTTACGACCCCTACAGCCTAAGCGACAATGCCGTTTATACCATTACTAAGGATAGCGAGAAGGGGATGTGGATCAGCACCTACTTCGGCGGGGTGAATTACTATTCGGCAACGGGCGCGCAGTTTGAAAAATTCTTCCCCAAGGACACACCGGGATCGCTGCATGGCAACCTGGTGCGCGAGTTTTGCCAGGATACCAACGGCTACTTATGGGTAGGTACAGAAGATGCCGGCCTGAACCGACTTAATTTGCGTGATAACACCTTTACGCACGTAGGCTTTACCGGGAAGCCCGGCAGTATCTCCTACAATAACATCCATGGCTTGCTGAGTGTGGGTAAGGAACTATGGGTGGGCACCTATCAGCATGGACTGGATATCCTGGATATAAATAGTTTAAAGGTGATCCGCCATTATGGCTTTGGCCCGGGGGAGCACGACCTGAAGACCAACTTTGTTAACGTGCTTTTTAAAACCCGGTCGGGGCAGATCTATCTCGGTACGCAGCTTGGCCTTTACCGCTACAATCAAACCGGCGATAACTTTACACACGTTAATGAATTGGGCGTATGTTACGTATCCAGCATTATCGAAGATCATTCGGGTAAAATATGGGTGGGCACCTTTGGCAACGGGGTTTATACCCTATCGCCCCAAAATGAATACTGGACGCATTTTGAGCATCAGCCCGACGTACAGGGCACCCTGACCAGCAACGTTGTTACCGACGTTTACGAGGACAGCAGCCAACGCATATGGCTTTGCACCGAAAACGGCGGCTTATGCCAGTACAATATAAAGCAAGCAGGCTTTACCAAGTATAAGCTGCCGGCCGAGTTTAACGATAAGTACCTTTTTAATGTAATAGAAGACAATAAGCGGCGCTTATGGGTAACCAGTTCGGGCGGGTTGATCTGTATGGAACCGGCACAGGGCAATGTACACGCGTTTACCAAGGGCGATGGGTTACTGAATGACCAGTTTAACTACCGTTCGGCTTTTAAAGATTCGCAGGGGCGGCTGTATTTTGGCTCATCTAAGGGATTTATACGCCATTGGCAGCAGGCTCCGGTAAATGCGCAAACGCGCGCGCAGCTATACATCACCGGGCTTCAGGCTGATCATCAAACAACCGATGACACGGACGATGGACAGATACAATTGCCCTATGCCGGCCATGTAACGCTTGGTCCCGGCAAAACAACCTTTAGTATAGATTTCTCTGCTTTGAGTTACGCCTCACCCGGTACAGCTATTTACAGCTATAAAATAGATGGGCTGGATAAAAACTGGATCACCCTGCCAGCTAACCGGCGCGTATATTATACCCAGGTAGCCCCGGGCGATTATGTTTTTAAAGTGCGTGCATCTGTTGGCGATAACGGTGTGCAGACACCGGTGCGTACGCTAAAGATCAGCATTACCCCGCCATTTTATGCAGGATTGCCGGCCACCATTTTTTATATGATACTGGTTTGCGTGGCCATATACTTTGTGTATAAACTACTGCATGATAGGTCAGAAGAAAAGAACCGCCGCAAAATTGCCTACCTGGAAACCCAAAAGGAACGGGAGATCTACCAGGCCAAGATAGATTTCTTTACCCATGTAACACACGAGATCCGTACGCCGCTATCGCTCATTAAAGCCCCGCTTGAAAAAGTAATGCAGGCCGACGATATCGGCACCGCTAAAAACGACCTGATGCTGGTTAACCGTAATACCGACCGCCTGCTGGATCTGGTTGATCAGTTGCTCTCGTTCAGGCGCACGGAGATAGATGGTTACAGTTTGAATTTTAACCGTACCAATATATCGGCACTACTGATCAACCTTTGCGCGCTTTTCCGTGAGCAGGCCCAACAGGCCAAACTCGATCTGCAAATAGATGTAACCGATAGCCAATTGATTGCCTATATCGATCACGATGCATTCAATAAAATATTGAGCAACCTGTTGAGCAATGCCATCAAATATGCCGATAGCAGGATGATCGTTCGTTTACTGAAGGAGAACGAAGATGAGTTTTGCATCATTGTGAAGAATGATGGACCAGTTCTATCGCCGGATACCGCACGAAAGATATTTGAACCCTTCGTCCGGGGAGAACAGCACAGTCATAAGCCGGGTACCGGGATTGGCCTGCCACTGGCCAAGGCGCTGGTAGATCTTCACCAGGGTAAGTTGGAGTATTTGGCCGAACAGGATCAGCTTAACACTTTTAAACTCGTTATTCCACTACACCAGGCTGTGGAAATGAATATCGGGCCTGATAATTCAGGCGAAACAAGTACGGCCACAGCGCCTGAAATTGAGACTGAACCGACCAAACCCGTGGTACTGATCGTAGAGGATCAACCCGATTTTCGTGAATTTATACAAAGCCTTCTGTCGGAAGCCTACTCGGTACTAACGGCTGGCGATGCCGCGCATGCAAAGGAAATATTGATAAAGCATTCGGTACAATTGATCATAAGCGATGTGATGATGCCTGGTATTGATGGGTTTGAATTTTGCAGGCAGCTGAAAAGCGATATCAATTTCAGCCATATCCCGTTCATCCTCTTAACAGCTAAAAACAACTTCGCCAGCAAAATAGAGGGCTTGGATTGCGGATCGGACGCGTTTATTGAAAAACCCTTTTCACCAAGGCATTTAAAAATGCAGATCGTTAACCTGCTGAAGAACCGGGACATTGTAAAGGAACATTATGCGCATTCGCCAGTGGCCAATTTGAAAACAATGGCGCACTCCAAAGCCGATAGCGAGTTTTTGCATAAGCTGGATACACTGATCAAAGTGAACCTCACAAAGCAGGATTTTGATGTGGAAGAACTTGCTGAGCAAATGAATTTAAGCCGGCCTACCCTATACCGCAAGGTAAAAGCCATTACCGATCTGTCGCCCGCCGAACTGGTAACGGTAACCCGGTTAAAACAAGCAGCTGAAATGTTGACTACCGGCGATTACAAAATTTACGAGATAGCAGAAGAGGTTGGCTTTACCTCAAGCGCCGTGCTAAGCCGGGCGTTTCAAAAACAGTTTGGCGTATCGCCATCGGTTTATATTTCAAAAACTTTAAAATCTTAG
- a CDS encoding SusC/RagA family TonB-linked outer membrane protein translates to MRYKPLLVKMMATAVLLLIAISFTEHVLAQTAKAPVTITGKIVDEQTGETLPGVTVKVKNTTRMTSTNLAGVYSIAINNPQEVLVFTFVGYEPQERAAGSLKTINISLKPTASNLNEVVVVGYGTQKKQFLTGSVARANLEAFHDAPDANFVQMLQGTVVGLNIGQVNVAGQTPAIQVRGASTLNGNTTVLIILDGIQYNGDLQSINPDDIATIDVLKDASATAVYGAQAANGVILITTKKGKQGKTRVTASSSYATQTPTQNLKPLDPDAYQEHVRMLYYQQAYLAPDYTTPDPTFNLNLHLDAASRANAAAGNSYDWWGNSTHLGHMYDNKVSISGGTDQINYLMSYNNTNQQGFIVNDLFKRQSVRVNLETKIAPWWTAGVQSFATFVNKDGAEPTLADIIRFSPFVVPFNASGDLLQNPDNTVGLNPFLSQYVDDIERNDYFFANFYTDIKFPFMKGLSYRINYGNNYRDTKQYRSSKYAQNGLGEAYKNNTFYNDYTLDNILTYQRDFGKHSIETTLLYGSIERKNQNTNADARQFTQLTLGYDGIQQGAIQLVSSSAYKEALAYQMGRVNYKYDNKYLLTGTVRRDGFSGFAQNNKWGIFPSLSAGWIVTNEKFLKLPWLNYLKLRGGYGISGNQTNRYASLSTVSSSAAYVFGDVSTPAFGQQQTAIGNSNLRWEKTTGKSLGIDFEVLHSRLTGSVDMYDNITTDLLYNVAIPYATGYSIIATNIGKLQNRGLEISLTSKNISSKDFDWTSTVNFSTNSNKILSLLGQDNNHDGVEDDLIASNLFINRSIGTVYGYQTAGIYQLADKDIRTGYFPGNYRIVDQNGDNLITPTDDRVVLGRTEPAYRVSLLNTLRYSNFTLTFFLNSIQGGKNGYLGASSVPLVLNDNTVRWNYLSALNYWQPNNPGGTQPFSVTAPAIAPTIYSDRSFVRLQDVTLSYRVPKKLTDKLHLQNLSVFASGKNLATWTKWKGWDPETNQALIPDGRPVLKGASFGLNVSF, encoded by the coding sequence ATGAGATATAAACCTTTACTTGTAAAAATGATGGCAACGGCGGTTTTGCTGTTGATTGCCATAAGCTTTACGGAGCATGTGCTGGCCCAAACAGCAAAGGCCCCGGTAACCATCACCGGTAAAATTGTTGATGAGCAGACCGGCGAAACCTTGCCCGGCGTTACCGTCAAGGTAAAAAACACCACTCGGATGACCAGCACTAACCTTGCCGGCGTTTACAGCATCGCCATAAACAATCCGCAGGAGGTGCTGGTGTTTACCTTTGTGGGTTACGAGCCACAGGAGCGGGCTGCCGGATCGTTAAAAACCATCAACATATCCTTAAAACCTACCGCAAGCAACCTGAACGAGGTGGTAGTAGTGGGTTACGGTACGCAGAAGAAGCAATTTCTGACAGGTTCTGTAGCCCGGGCCAACCTTGAGGCGTTTCACGATGCGCCTGATGCCAACTTTGTACAAATGCTGCAGGGTACGGTAGTGGGCCTAAACATTGGCCAGGTAAACGTAGCCGGCCAAACCCCGGCGATACAAGTGCGTGGTGCATCTACCCTAAATGGTAATACTACGGTGCTGATCATCCTGGACGGGATCCAGTATAATGGCGACCTGCAATCTATCAACCCTGATGATATTGCCACGATAGATGTGTTGAAGGATGCCAGCGCTACCGCTGTTTACGGGGCGCAGGCTGCTAACGGGGTAATTTTAATTACTACCAAAAAAGGTAAGCAAGGGAAAACCCGTGTAACTGCCTCCAGCTCGTACGCTACGCAAACGCCAACCCAAAATCTGAAACCACTTGATCCTGATGCATATCAGGAGCATGTGCGGATGCTTTACTATCAGCAGGCTTATTTGGCGCCCGATTATACCACGCCCGACCCTACTTTCAACCTTAATCTTCATCTTGATGCGGCATCAAGAGCTAACGCCGCCGCCGGAAACAGCTACGATTGGTGGGGTAATTCTACCCACCTGGGGCATATGTACGATAATAAGGTAAGTATTTCGGGCGGGACGGATCAGATCAACTACCTGATGTCGTACAATAACACTAATCAGCAAGGCTTTATTGTCAACGACCTTTTCAAAAGGCAAAGTGTGCGTGTGAACCTGGAAACCAAGATAGCTCCGTGGTGGACAGCAGGTGTGCAATCATTCGCCACATTTGTTAATAAAGATGGGGCAGAACCTACGCTGGCAGATATCATTCGCTTTTCTCCGTTTGTTGTCCCTTTTAATGCCAGTGGCGACTTGCTGCAAAACCCGGATAACACCGTTGGCCTTAACCCCTTCCTGTCGCAATATGTTGATGATATAGAACGGAACGATTACTTCTTCGCCAATTTTTATACCGATATCAAATTTCCCTTTATGAAGGGGCTGTCATACCGCATCAACTACGGTAATAACTACCGCGATACTAAACAGTACCGTTCAAGTAAATACGCGCAGAACGGGCTTGGCGAAGCTTACAAAAACAATACCTTTTACAACGATTATACACTCGATAACATCCTGACCTATCAGCGCGATTTTGGCAAGCATAGCATAGAGACCACTTTGCTATACGGTTCAATCGAGCGTAAAAACCAAAACACCAATGCCGATGCCCGCCAGTTTACGCAGCTAACTTTAGGTTATGATGGTATACAGCAGGGCGCTATTCAGCTGGTATCATCAAGCGCCTATAAAGAAGCTTTGGCTTACCAAATGGGGCGCGTAAACTACAAGTACGATAATAAATACTTATTGACCGGTACGGTACGCCGTGATGGCTTTTCGGGTTTTGCCCAAAATAACAAATGGGGCATTTTCCCTTCGCTATCGGCCGGCTGGATAGTTACCAACGAAAAGTTTTTGAAATTACCATGGCTTAACTACCTTAAATTACGTGGCGGTTATGGCATAAGCGGTAACCAAACCAACCGGTATGCCTCGCTGTCAACCGTATCATCAAGCGCGGCCTATGTATTTGGCGATGTAAGCACACCGGCTTTTGGCCAGCAGCAAACCGCCATCGGTAACTCCAACCTGCGCTGGGAGAAAACAACCGGCAAAAGCTTGGGTATCGATTTTGAAGTGCTGCACTCCCGCTTAACCGGTAGTGTAGATATGTATGATAATATTACAACCGATCTGCTGTACAATGTGGCCATCCCTTATGCTACGGGCTACAGTATCATCGCCACTAACATTGGCAAACTTCAAAACCGCGGGTTAGAAATTTCATTGACCAGTAAGAATATCAGCAGCAAGGATTTTGACTGGACAAGTACCGTAAACTTCTCCACTAACTCTAATAAAATATTATCGCTGCTGGGGCAGGATAATAACCACGATGGTGTGGAAGACGACCTTATTGCCAGCAACCTATTTATCAACCGCTCCATCGGTACGGTTTATGGTTATCAAACAGCTGGGATATACCAGCTTGCTGATAAGGATATCCGTACGGGATATTTTCCGGGGAACTATCGCATAGTCGACCAGAATGGAGATAACCTGATTACCCCGACCGACGACCGCGTGGTGCTTGGCCGCACCGAGCCTGCGTACCGCGTTAGTTTGCTGAACACTTTGCGTTACAGCAATTTTACCTTAACCTTTTTCCTTAACTCCATACAGGGTGGTAAAAACGGTTACTTGGGCGCAAGTTCGGTACCACTTGTTTTAAATGATAACACAGTTAGATGGAATTACTTAAGCGCGCTGAACTACTGGCAGCCTAATAACCCTGGCGGGACACAACCTTTTTCTGTAACCGCACCGGCAATAGCCCCGACTATTTATTCGGACAGGAGTTTTGTACGCTTACAGGATGTGACTTTAAGTTACCGGGTTCCTAAAAAGCTGACTGATAAATTACACCTGCAAAACCTGAGTGTGTTTGCCAGTGGTAAAAACCTGGCTACCTGGACAAAATGGAAAGGCTGGGACCCTGAAACCAACCAGGCGCTGATCCCTGATGGCAGGCCTGTGTTAAAGGGCGCTTCCTTTGGTTTAAATGTCTCATTTTAA